GATCTGCCTCACGCGGGCAAACGGACGATGATAATGGAGCCAAGTCAGCCGCACCCGATCGCCCATACAGAGCCAAACGAGCTTCAGACGCGGGTGGACGCCTGTGACAGTGGCGTCGAAACGGTCGGCACCAAAGGTGTGGGGGCAGGGGCCATCGCCTTCCAGATTTCACGGATGCTGAGCCATGCCAGCAATACGACGAGCCCAACTGCGGCACAACGAATGACGACCATTTTGATCCATTCGACATCGGCATCGTGACCTTTGCGACGTCGGCCGATGGGTTCGCCAAGGGATAACATGTCATCATCGTCATCCCCCTTCGCCACGGGCGCTTCCCACGACGAAAGCCGCTTCAGCACGGGTACCCCGGCGGCAGGCTCATTGGGATCAGTCACGGGAATCTGTGCGCTGCTTCCAGATCGCCTGGCACCTCGGGCCGGAAGATTCGCATCCGTTTTGCTCGACTTCATGCTCCCTTTACCCACCGGAACTTCCCCAGACTTCGATCGCGAGGTTCGAATCGTCCCGGATGACGGTGCGTCGAGGATGGGAATCGTCGTTGACGTCGGCGCTTTTGATGCCCGAATTGTGACCGTTGGTGGCGGCAACACATCGGCCGAATCCGTTAGCGGAACGGCCTGCTTGGGAATGTCGATCCGCGAAGACGATGACCGAGGCGCCTCATCGGCAAGTCGTAGTGGCGCAACATCGACCGACGGAATCTCGGCGTCGCTGTCGGGCAGCAAAATGACATCCGAAGGTTTGACAAGCGGCCTCACTTCGTCCAGCAGCGCCACGTCGGACTTGACGGCCTTGCGTTGACTTCGTCGAACGGACGCCTCGTCAACAACCACCAATGACTCTTCGACGAGTTCAACTTTGACCACAGGTCCGTCATCCGAAAGACGGATTACATTGCCAGAACTCAACCAGTGCGCTTTCTTCTGGCCCGCTCCGCTCACGAAGAACGATTCGGCTTCCCGAACCTCCATAATCCATCGCCCATCAATCAATCGAATCACCACATGGTTGGATCGAACATGATCGCTGGCGGGAAGATTGACGGTACAGGCTGGACCGGATCCGAGCGTAATTTGCTCATTCCGAAGTTCAATGGGCGGTCGGCCCGCGAAGAAAAGTTTGATGGGCATTTGATACAAGGACCTCGACAAGAACCGAAGATGAGATGTTCGTCTTCCATTCGCGTCACGGAAATAAAGAGTGACGACTTAAAAAATGCGAATTGCTAACTGACGATTCGATCAAAATGCCTGAATTTTTAAACAACCCAATCCACAAAATGAGATCGAAGAATCCGGCGAATCACATTCGTTTTGCAAGAAGAATTCGGATCGTGGCCCAATCTCGCGCTGAATCCATCTACTGACGAATTGTCTTTCTTGTGAGATTCATAGACAATCACGAAGCCAAAAGCTACAGTATTTTCGGAAAAAATAGCGAATTTGTACTGAACAAAAAGACGAAGTGCGCGAAATCGTTGATTTCGAATGGCGTCCCGCCAGAGAATCGCGAGATTCCGTGGAATTGTCTCAAGCCCATTCGCTTAAGCATTCCCGTTCGGACCAACGCCCGTCCGGAACTGTTATCGCTCGAACTGTTCGTTCCACTCGGCGAGCGCAATCAGAAGTCGCTCGAGTTCCTTCCAGTAGCGATCCGGTGGAAGTGCGTCCTTGCGGTCGCTTAAATCCTCGATCGCCAGCTCGAGTTCATCGCGTTTCTTGCGAGCTTCGAACGGGATTGTCGCGTCGGTGAGATTCGGAACCAAATGCCATTGATTGGCGTTTCGCCCATCCAGCGGGTGGCCGTCGGCCGGTTTCGAAACCGGCGTCAGACCACGAAACTGGTCGGCACGCACCCCCTGGCGATCGCCATTGTCATCCAGCAATGCATGCTCTGTCGCGACGCGCCCATCCGTATCGTAATACTCGGCCGTCTTGCGTGAGGCCGTCAGGAACGCCTCCCAGAGGGATGTCTGGTGATCTTTGTCCAAGTCGGCATTCGGATTTCCGATCGCCTGCGAGAGATAATCACCGAATCGCGTGAAATTGATCTCTGACCCGGCCTTCGTTGCCGTCACAACGACACGACCAGGTCCCGACAAGAGGGAAATAAATGGTCCGCTTGCCGAGGCACAATTGATGATCGCGGTCGGACGCCGAATGGGCTGCAGCCACTGCGCCAATTCGTTCGCCGAGACATCAGGTCCCCGCAGATTGAACTTGGCAACGCGTTTATCAAACGTTCCATGTCCAATCAACACGATCCACAGTTCGCGTTGCGTTTCACTCTCGGCGTCCTTCAGAGCCGTCCGCAGCCGATCATAGTCCGTCCCCTCAATCGTAAACTCGCCGCGATGCTTTCCAATCACTGTCACCGCGACACCGGCCTCTTTGGCGGCCGACTCCCAGCGTTCCGCCCATTGATAGAACGAGATTTCATATTGCGGTATACCGGATGCACCGACGACGACGATTAGAGACAGTTTCCCCTCCGTTGACGGTGATTCGCCCCGACACACCCCTCCGGACGACGAAACGATCACGAGCGTCATCAACAGCGAAACGGCCGACGTGACGCGACGGGCGGAAAACGTGACGACACTCATGGCAGCCCTTTCCATCGTCGAAGCGCCCATTCCGAGCAAAGGCAGCCGACAATCAAAATCAACATCCAGGGCTGGTGCCAGATCGGTGTGGTGAACACTTCCGTCAACGGAGCTCGCCGATTGGGCAGCGTCCTAACAAACTCATCCAGATCGTTGAGCGCAATCACATCACCCGAGGTTTGCCTGGCGACCTGCTCTAGAAAGCTCAAGTTGGGAACAATCTGACGGAATTCATCCGCCGCCGGGTCCGAAACCCACCCCGATTCTTCGCGTCCCAGCACCTGGCCATCGCGATCGACAACTTCCACTGTCGCACGATAGCCCCCGGCGTGGCGGGCCGCGAATGTCGATTCATACAGCCCCGCTTCACGCAACGAGGGTTCAGCGGGTTGCGAAACAATCGTCCCATCTGGCAGTTTCAGGCTGACCGTGAGGGCTGCGTTGTCTTGCGGCAGATAGTCTTTCGATCGGACACGCGCTTCGATTCTCATGAGCGGTTGACCGAACTCGTCTTTCGGCTCCGTACGAATCTCGATCCGGCCAGGAACATCGGCAATCAGCCAGCGCAACGTCTGCCGCCACGCTTTTCCCAGATCATCTTTTGCCCGCTGTGCATCGGTTCGATCGAGCTGCCACCGCCAGAAATCCGCAATAGGAGCGACCGCACAGCGACCGC
This genomic interval from Schlesneria paludicola DSM 18645 contains the following:
- a CDS encoding FHA domain-containing protein, with the protein product MPIKLFFAGRPPIELRNEQITLGSGPACTVNLPASDHVRSNHVVIRLIDGRWIMEVREAESFFVSGAGQKKAHWLSSGNVIRLSDDGPVVKVELVEESLVVVDEASVRRSQRKAVKSDVALLDEVRPLVKPSDVILLPDSDAEIPSVDVAPLRLADEAPRSSSSRIDIPKQAVPLTDSADVLPPPTVTIRASKAPTSTTIPILDAPSSGTIRTSRSKSGEVPVGKGSMKSSKTDANLPARGARRSGSSAQIPVTDPNEPAAGVPVLKRLSSWEAPVAKGDDDDDMLSLGEPIGRRRKGHDADVEWIKMVVIRCAAVGLVVLLAWLSIREIWKAMAPAPTPLVPTVSTPLSQASTRV